Proteins from one Malaya genurostris strain Urasoe2022 chromosome 2, Malgen_1.1, whole genome shotgun sequence genomic window:
- the LOC131432636 gene encoding cell cycle checkpoint protein RAD1 — translation MLNTKPLFEKGIIRNRKMLTQSQFSQVQFSAILNNYVIFYNVAKAINFDDLAAIQLTDDGVKVIVEYAKTVQATAYVRKSCFSDYRLVDFKRKVNSDDENDDNEPIASFGLDLKAFTDCLSLFLESEYDSHFKMVYKGEGAPLVVILEQHGEDNLTTECSVKTMESSEVMDFAFDEEDICSQVTVDGNLFFALLNELDRECDEIEVFLSPDDPRFKLSTFGENSAESNIEITDNGELLLSFHSTETTIHRYKFSHFKLIMNTLALASKTSLRTNKDGLLGVQVMIQSSDDFQLFVEYFIVPLCESHDTSDEGVD, via the exons ATGCTGAATACGAAACCATTATTCGAGAAGGGAATAATTCGTAATAGAAAAATGCTAACGCAATCGCAGTTCTCTCAGGTCCAATTCTCAGCTATCCTGAACAACTATGTCATCTTTTACAATGTTGCTAAAGCGATTAATTTCGATGAT CTTGCAGCAATTCAACTGACCGACGACGGCGTGAAAGTGATAGTAGAATATGCCAAAACCGTCCAAGCAACAGCATACGTTAGAAAAAGTTGCTTTTCGGACTACAGACTTGTCGATTTCAAGCGAAAGGTGAACTCTGACGATGAAAATGACGACAACGAACCGATAGCCTCCTTTGGACTCGATTTGAAGGCATTCACTGATTGTTTAAGTCTTTTTCTCGAAAGCGAATATGACTCGCACTTCAAAATGGTATACAAGGGCGAAGGAGCTCCACTGGTCGTCATACTCGAACAGCACGGGGAAGATAATTTAACAACTGAATGCTCAGTTAAGACCATGGAATCGTCGGAAGTGATGGATTTCGCATTCGACGAGGAAGACATTTGCAGTCAAGTTACAGTGgatggtaatttattttttgctcTTTTGAACGAGCTGGACCGAGAGTGCGACGAGATTGAGGTCTTCTTGTCGCCGGATGATCCCCGTTTCAAACTTTCCACATTCGGTGAAAATAGCGCGGAATCAAACATCGAGATCACAGACAACGGTGAATTGTTACTGTCTTTCCATAGTACCGAGACCACCATTCATCGGTACAAGTTCTCACATTTCAAATTGATTATGAATACATTGGCGTTGGCGTCAAAAACTTCACTGCGCACCAATAAAGACGGCCTACTCGGAGTGCAGGTAATGATCCAGAGCTCCGATGACTTCCAATTATTTGTAGAATACTTCATCGTGCCTCTATGTGAGTCCCACGATACGTCGGACGAGGGAGTCGATTAA
- the LOC131432638 gene encoding RNA-binding protein 7 codes for MSEEDERTLWCGNLSEKVTEELLYELFLQAGPLEMVKIPKDNDKRQRSYAFITYAHAVSVEYAIDIFEGTKLFQRPLTLHKKTKNGANSNASPRMNQRGQQHQNQQGEKNDTGGAFSMATMSPGTVNQMIGMMAQMHPQALAGLGQLQQDQIQNKMNRNDNWSHHQHKQQYQKPYSRDNQKFSRDRNESQAFSRDHGGNHRGNRGGGGGHQRRNDHRGRR; via the exons ATGAGTGAAGAAGACGAACGAACGCTGTGGTGTGGAAATTTGTCGGAGAAAGTTACGgaagaattgctatatgaacTGTTCTTGCAG GCCGGCCCGTTGGAAATGGTGAAGATTCCGAAGGACAACGACAAACGACAGCGATCGTATGCATTCATCACCTATGCCCATGCAGTCTCGGTAGAATATGCCATCGATATTTTCGAAGGTACAAAGTTATTTCAGAGACCACTGACACTACACAAAAAGACCAAGAATGGAGCGAACTCGAATGCTTCCCCGAGAATGAATCAGCGTGGTCAGCAGCATCAGAATCAACAAGGTGAAAAGAATGATACCGGGGGAGCGTTCTCCATGGCAACCATGAGCCCGGGAACTGTCAATCAAATGATAGGCATGATGGCTCAAATGCATCCCCAAGCACTAGCAGGCTTGGGACAACTGCAGCAAGATCAAatacaaaacaaaatgaatcgAAATGACAATTGGTCGCACCATCAGCACAAGCAGCAGTACCAGAAACCGTATTCTAGAGACAATCAAAAGTTCTCGAGGGATAGAAACGAGTCGCAGGCTTTTTCACGGGACCACGGCGGTAATCATCGCGGTAACCGGGGAGGGGGTGGAGGTCATCAGAGACGAAACGACCATCGGGGTCGTCGATAG